One window from the genome of Magnolia sinica isolate HGM2019 chromosome 4, MsV1, whole genome shotgun sequence encodes:
- the LOC131242453 gene encoding succinate dehydrogenase subunit 5, mitochondrial, giving the protein MERRALLRSLSYAASCKRLFLEPSTRSMPFLSTSVEQNLVDRLPPSSFLLLKRAFSLLPRSVATSPNQTSPVTDYSLPIATGIGSRRLFSVDVSPLPVITDPDVKGAFKDLMAASWDELPDTVTHDAKAALSKNTEDKAGQEALANVFRAAEAVEQFAGVLVSLRMELDDSIGLSGEKVGHLTDEFQDALHAAYTRYVTYLDAFGPDETYLRKKVEMELGTKMIHIKMRCSGLGSEWGKVTVLGTSGIAGSYVEHRAP; this is encoded by the exons ATGGAGAGACGTGCGCTTCTCAGATCCTTATCCTACGCTGCTTCTTGCAAAAGGCTCTTTCTCGAGCCAAGTACCAGATCCATGCCCTTCTTATCCACCTCCGTCGAGCAAAATCTCGTCGACAGACTTCCACCCTCCTCTTTTCTCCTTCTCAAAAGagctttctctcttctccctcgGTCCGTCGCAACGTCTCCGAACCAAACATCGCcag TTACAGATTACAGCCTTCCCATTGCAACGGGCATTGGAAGTAGGCGCTTATTCAGTGTAGATGTCTCCCCCCTCCCTGTCATAACTGACCCTGATGTAAAGGGTGCATTCAAGGACTTAATGGCTGCAAGTTGGGATGAGCTTCCGGACACAGTCACCCATGATGCCAAGGCAGCATTGTCAAAAAACACCGAGGACAAGGCTGGGCAGGAGGCTTTGGCGAATGTCTTCCGTGCAGCTGAGGCCGTTGAGCAGTTTGCCGGGGTCCTGGTTTCTCTCAGAATGGAACTTGATGATAGCATTGGATTAAGTGGTGAG AAAGTGGGTCACCTGACAGATGAATTTCAGGATGCTCTGCACGCTGCTTACACACGCTACGTGACGTATTTGGATGCATTTGGCCCTGATGAAACCTACTTGCGAAAGAAAGTCGAAATGGAGTTGGGGACAAAGATGATACACATAAAGATGAGATGCAGTGGCCTTGGTTCTGAATGGGGGAAG GTTACAGTTCTTGGGACATCCGGGATTGCCGGATCATACGTCGAACATAGAGCTCCATGA